From Cygnus olor isolate bCygOlo1 chromosome 7, bCygOlo1.pri.v2, whole genome shotgun sequence, a single genomic window includes:
- the MKI67 gene encoding proliferation marker protein Ki-67 isoform X3, whose translation MPLFGKIIVIKRNGTDGIHFPLTASSCLFGRLNCLQDLNSFIQLRRTECDIRIQLPQVSKEHCKIEVNENEEAILTNLSTVNPTQLNGSCFQQPVPLQHGDVLTIIDRSFRFEYPLQSTPRKRRSRSLKDETRQQVAEVELLHKQTSGSKRSSDHSECEEQNADENKQSTEENMSKALPVKLQTPKSSYKTKQSIKKENEMSPFSRLYETLKHEIKVKKTLQEGNVPEKAEKEGGKGALQEPSARIASSCDLVSPAKEKEIGISENNEEYKMKQEVISSEFNQISTVGSATKKCFTRSPQTSISKEVTKGIGKRSNLQDHKEVSTPGKSKGTEVTAKTPKPSKENDSNAACLLQPCSIERLGYADEVKIYNSAITAEKIAQTTNMTKVSEVDKHVSTPTPRRKSPRSCFTSPTKEATGVDSVNIGTPTTRGGVSLERKSFSEISAEIQREDSVCRNDSLQQLPLAENKCLKQRRNSKQHTPRKSAEVEVLKEICDQTNVDSKKRDSESPASNSKSPRRNVRQSKEFVNKSIHSETPISGELKSELASPASEKSGSGRKRSRPRTSELRTEKSLETNAVKEHHNKTVDSQDSGTQQDLATNVRNRKSDLENASVPRPHRFSSKRRSSGSANVLEGNEAVSEMSVSGLLAEEESGKTKRVSQKRKSGDLLPQPLGKTKRVSFGGHLSPELFDKSLPPNSPLKRGAIPARLSLPFGDSPRAVLKKAQGLKHFAVQELSVRLQKEKMSPKNLPAQVPPAAYSPDSGKATPELTTSSPAPYTKGRFSVSLITTPSPIAEEQNGVEKDMNTEEKSGGQVQTPTSNHVSQDDNTLMATPNKLTKSSQRNSKKTPMKRSGAVAVINAKRRSGASTANLLVAKSWAEVVKLGVARPQAKAVKKRTQKGRPVKKITESPKTPERKIKGHFSTGHAESPATIVIGRAYSTTVRMAGKVPKVVKNPILKQNLNMDESFTGLGEMFKTPENESGKRSPSSPVHNSDFTPTCTAADVSELHTPEESGEMMVSPLNTPDASEQKLDCQDISYLLIEKESPKSVFDIISAKTPEGRKAVQEEDLDVDSVSIIAEKQASQVKLASKRKTPDQKLESVEVVSGIKQLLRTPKKKPKPAEALSGVKRLMKTPKQKPEPVEALSGIKQLVETPKKKPEPVEALSGIKQLVDTPKKKPKLAEVLLGIKRLMKTPKQKPEPVEALSGIKQLMETPEQKPEPAEALSGIKQLMETPEQKPEPAEALSGIEQLMETPEQKPEPAEALSGIEQLMETPEQKPEPAEALSGIEQLMETPEQKPEPVEALSVIEQLMETPEQKPEPVEALSVIEQLMETPKQKPEPAEALSGIEQLMETPEQKPEPAEALSGIEQLMETPKQKPEPVEALSGIKQLMETPEEKLEPAEVLSGIKQLTRTPQQKLEPITDENVTGVNLIPKNPKLEHQPVEDMVGVSRIFKTPKEKVEPIEDMFGISRLVQTPREKYHPVDDFVGLKRLMAEPRQKNSDSEVDYVGVKEMFGEETKVRSENVTDPKQEDAVPPCANDSRDYGGNKTVLEDTGNTSQGKDSQQNLSTTEDRSTQRLTRGRSRKTAHPTSIKQCEKDLNLKELQGLEIKSIQEEMGEISTSTSIAKNTGRRKRTNPCMEKEIVSKHPDEKTVETVSLVETQVDTQRPRRGKTKEPKELKHPSEDLESCERGSSVLQKDPANRKQALQEYDINDTSVTEDDQSRKTESVSSSSQDENYQLQTDLKKSENTSDKGSVEDRKEILLLHQKRSRGMKNIENTEALLLPKRGRRARKEQVEQASSEELHGTTRKLRKDQSAKLLQGDEWTSETVPTEESENRTKLEVKITEKRRKSSRNARKHPTEVKADVCGMALENTQNVQKAKETSNETVTETQSPTKNERKVSLGDEAESAQENTTKSSQRLKSKSPSGETDKMPITVLNLESNRSSVQEANRTRNRRGKKDSSEKKADEFAQDVNSLDLMPKCRSETEESSPKESSASSCVKQSHQVMKDQNNTADTSVTTLNSNGVAQSRQKRTRNEQEANEPKQTEILQENQTQNNRTTHRRVRGRKVNFRLEEASSEALGEERNLPGTEEGMTCKRDQHEASENPVQVRRSKRRHVDSIPQATCSTFTKKETLIKDHTKDETFAKDQDPALEAIPSSTEEVPLRGRRRREVAVASQTVSSLSIRKKRRLLEGDDKKMTVKEDQNPALGNNTLQAKANASARDKRKEIDLAAEAKSSASLRRKRGLSETDDKEESTNEEQNMLLESVSCAKEKPLGRGRKKETPPVPHTTNSISLRRKRGLPADNGREEAPKDQNVPEDEPKRGRRNEAAILLEATSSTSAQGKRNLSKESSRKNNRREAKKMISEKPSSEEKIDLSKGYSGKKISIASLAVSSSSLQGLPEDGENETPEEQQGILLEVTQSAKENPSKAGRRKRVPSKSEETSSTFLREKPVLPEDRAQKGVPKEGEGTALENNLSQEKHRQLRNKRKNVQFKSEAATSTSLHDNDSSPENGNISETQCLISTGSEGNNQSGKGKEVNRTQQTSTSRGRKRLLPADDLPPKKLKSVTCAYPNVPRTSILPGSPLGLLTSHFFAGFHFLTLLYALPRGLVCFGLLFYQSG comes from the exons ATGCCGCTCTTCgggaaaataattgtaattaaACGGAATGGGACTGATGGAATTCACTTTCCACTCACTGCAAGTTCTTGTTTATTTGGAAG acttaaTTGTCTTCAGGATCTCAACTCTTTTATCCAATTAAG GAGAACAGAATGTGACATCCGCATCCAGTTGCCTCAGGTCTCAAAAGAACATTGTAAAATTGAAGTAAATGAAAACGAGGAG GCAATCTTGACAAATTTAAGTACAGTAAATCCTACGCAGCTGAACGGTAGCTGTTTTCAGCAACCTGTACCTCTGCAGCACGGAGATGTGTTAACTATTATTGATCGTTCTTTCAG GTTTGAATATCCTCTCCAATCAACTCCAAGAAAGAGGCGTTCCAGATCTCTGAAAGATGAAACGCGGCAG CAGGTGGCAGAAGTGGAGTTATTACATAAGCAAACTTCAGGATCTAAAAGATCTTCAG ATCATTCTGAGTGCGAAGAACaaaatgctgatgaaaataaacaaagtacAGAGGAAAATATGTCCAAAGCCTTACCAGTTAAGCTACAAACACCCAAATCTTCATATAAGACAAAACAAtctattaaaaaggaaaatgaaatgtctcCGTTTAGTAGACTCtatgaaacactgaaacatgagattaaagtgaaaaaaactctgcaagaaggaaatgtacctgaaaaagctgaaaaagaaggtGGTAAGGGTGCTCTGCAAGAACCAAGTGCTCGAATTGCATCAAGTTGTGATCTTGTAAGCCCggctaaagaaaaagaaataggcataagtgaaaataatgaagaatatAAGATGAAACAAGAAGTAATTAGTTCAGAATTTAATCAAATCTCAACAGTAGGAAGTGCTACCAAGAAATGTTTTACCAGAAGTCCGCAAACTTCTATTTCAAAGGAGGTGACAAAAGGTATTGGTAAGAGAAGTAACTTGCAAGATCATAAGGAAGTAAGTACGCCAGGTAAATCTAAAGGCACTGAAGTTACAGCCAAAACACCCAAACCCAGTAAGGAGAATGACAGCAATGCAGCATGTTTGCTGCAGCCATGCTCCATAGAACGCTTGGGTTATGCGGATGAGGTGAAAATCTACAACTCTGCaataacagcagagaaaatagcACAAACAACAAACATGACGAAGGTTTCTGAAGTAGATAAACATGTGTCTACACCAACCCCCAGAAGGAAGAGTCCTCGATCTTGTTTCACGTCACCTACCAAAGAAGCTACTGGGGTGGATTCTGTAAATATTGGTACTCCAACAACTCGAGGAGGTGTGTCGTTGGAACGTAagtctttttcagaaatttcagctgaaattcaaaGGGAAGATTCAGTGTGCAGAAATGATAGCCTCCAACAACTGCCtttggcagaaaataaatgcttaaaacaGAGACGAAATAGTAAACAACATACGCCAAGAAAATCAGCGGAAGTAGAAGTGCTGAAAGAAATCTGTGATCAGACAAATGTAGACTCAAAAAAGAGAGATTCTGAGTCCCCTGCTTCTAATTCCAAGAGTCCCAGAAGAAATGTCAGACAAAGTAAAGAATTTGTAAACAAAAGCATCCATTCAGAGACACCAATTTCAGGAGAGTTAAAATCAGAACTGGCATCTCCTGCTAGTGAGAAATCTGgctctggaagaaaaaggagtagGCCAAGGACCTCTGAACTGCGAACTGAGAAATCATTGGAGACAAATGCAGTTAAAGAACACCACAATAAGACTGTAGACAGTCAGGACAGTGGAACTCAACAAGATCTGGCCACCAATGTGCGTAATCGGAAATCAGATTTGGAAAATGCCAGTGTTCCAAGACCTCATAGATTCTCGTCAAAAAGAAGGTCTTCTGGAAGTGCTAATGTACTGGAAGGCAACGAGgctgtttcagaaatgagtgTTTCTGGCCTGTTGGCTGAAGAAGAATCAG gcaagaCAAAAAGAGTATCTCAGAAGAGGAAGAGCGGTGATCTGTTACCTCAGCCTttaggaaagacaaaaagagtGTCTTTTGGTGGTCATCTAAGTCCAGAACTCTTTGACAAAAGTTTGCCTCCCAACTCGCCCCTTAAAAGAGGTGCGATTCCTGCAAGACTGAGCTTACCATTTGGAGACTCCCCACGTGCAGTGCTGAAAAAGGCTCAGGGGCTGAAGCACTTTGCAGTCCAG GAACTTTCTGTAcgtttgcaaaaagaaaaaatgtcaccAAAAAATTTGCCAGCCCAGGTGCCCCCAGCTGCCTATTCCCCTGACTCTGGAAAAGCAACACCAGAGCTTACTACAAGCTCTCCAGCACCTTACACAAAAGGACGTTTCTCTGTTTCGCTCATCACAACACCATCACCAATTGCAGAAGAGCAGAACGGTGTTGAAAAAGATATGAATACAGAGGAGAAGAGTGGTGGCCAAGTGCAAACACCTACATCTAATCATGTTAGCCAAGATGATAACACCTTAATGGCAACACCAAACAAGTTAACAAAAAGTTCACAACGTAATTCGAAGAAGACTCCCATGAAGAGAAGTGGTGCTGTAGCAGTTATCAATGCAAAAAGAAGAAGCGGTGCCTCTACTGCCAATTTACTAG TTGCAAAATCTTGGGCAGAAGTGGTAAAACTAGGTGTTGCGAGACCACAGGCAAAGGCTGTTAAAAAACGTACCCAAAAAGGAAGACCAGTGAAGAAGATAACAGAGTCACCAAAG actccagaaagaaaaataaaaggtcattTTAGCACAGGTCATGCAGAGTCTCCCGCTACAATAGTTATAGGTAGAGCTTACTCTACCACTGTCAGAATGGCTGGAAAGGTCCCTAAAGTGGTGAAAAATCCGATCTTGAAACAAAACTTGAATATGGATGAAAGCTTCACAG GACTGGGTGAGATGTTTAAAACTCCAGAAAATGAGAGTGGAAAAAGATCACCTTCGAGCCCTGTTCATAACAGTGATTTTACACCAACGTGCACTGCAGCGGACGTTTCTGAACTGCATACTCCCGAAGAATCTG GAGAGATGATGGTGTCACCATTAAATACTCCAGATGCTTCGGAACAGAAACTTGATTGTCAAGACATCTCATATCTTCTGATAGAGAAGGAATCTCCAAAGTCTGTGTTTGACATAATATCCGCCAAAActcctgaaggaagaaaagctgtgcaGGAAGAAGATCTTGATGTGGATAGTGTGTCAATAATTGCAGAGAAACAAGCATCTCAGGTGAAATTGGCAAGTAAAAGGAAAACTCCAGATCAGAAGTTGGAGTCAGTTGAGGTTGTGTCAGGCATCAAGCAGCTATTAAGGACCccaaagaaaaagccaaaacctGCAGAGGCCCTGTCAGGCGTCAAGCGGCTTATGAAGACCCCAAAGCAGAAACCAGAGCCTGTAGAGGCCCTGTCAGGAATCAAGCAGCTTGTGGAGACCCCGAAGAAGAAACCAGAGCCTGTAGAGGCCCTGTCAGGCATCAAGCAGCTCGTGGACACCCCGAAGAAGAAACCGAAGCTAGCTGAGGTCCTGTTGGGCATCAAGCGGCTTATGAAGACCCCAAAGCAGAAACCAGAGCCTGTAGAGGCCCTGTCAGGCATCAAGCAGCTCATGGAGACCCCAGAGCAGAAACCAGAGCCAGCTGAGGCCCTGTCAGGCATCAAGCAGCTCATGGAGACCCCAGAGCAGAAACCAGAGCCAGCTGAGGCCCTGTCAGGCATCGAGCAGCTCATGGAGACCCCAGAGCAGAAACCAGAGCCAGCTGAGGCCCTGTCAGGCATCGAGCAGCTCATGGAGACCCCAGAGCAGAAACCAGAGCCAGCTGAGGCCCTGTCAGGCATCGAGCAGCTCATGGAGACCCCAGAGCAGAAACCAGAGCCTGTAGAGGCCCTGTCAGTCATCGAGCAGCTCATGGAGACCCCAGAGCAGAAACCAGAGCCTGTAGAGGCCCTGTCAGTCATCGAGCAGCTCATGGAGACCCCAAAGCAGAAACCAGAGCCAGCTGAGGCCCTGTCAGGCATCGAGCAGCTCATGGAGACCCCAGAGCAGAAACCAGAGCCAGCTGAGGCCCTGTCAGGCATCGAGCAGCTCATGGAGACCCCAAAGCAGAAACCAGAGCCTGTAGAGGCCCTGTCAGGCATCAAGCAGCTCATGGAGACCCCAGAAGAAAAGCTGGAGCCAGCTGAGGTCCTATCAGGCATCAAGCAGCTCACAAGGACCCCACAGCAAAAGTTGGAACCTATTACAGATGAAAATGTCACAGGAGTTAATTTAATCccaaaaaatccaaaattgGAACATCAACCAGTAGAAGACATGGTTGGGGTCAGCCGTATTTTCAAAACTCCAAAGGAAAAAGTTGAACCCATAGAAGATATGTTTGGAATTAGTAGATTAGTGCAGACTCCAAGAGAGAAATATCATCCAGTTGATGACTTTGTGGGTCTGAAGAGGCTTATGGCAGAACCCAGACAGAAAAATTCTGATTCTGAAGTGGATTATGTTGGAGTTAAGGAAATGTTTGGTGAGGAGacaaag GTCAGGTCAGAAAATGTTACGGATCCTAAGCAAGAAGATGCTGTGCCTCCTTGTGCTAATGACAGTCGTGACTATG GGGGgaataaaactgttttagaaGACACAGGAAATACTTCACAAGGTAAAGATTCTCAACAGAATTTGTCAACTACTGAAGACCGCTCTACCCAGCGACTAACAAGGGGCAGATCAAGGAAGACTGCACATCCAACTTCAATAAAGCAGTGTGAAAaggatttaaatttaaaagaactgCAAGGTCTGGAGATAAAGAGCATCCAAGAAGAGATGGGAGAGATCAGTACTTCAACTTCAATAGctaaaaatacaggaagaagaaagagaacaaatccttgcatggaaaaagaaattgtttcaaaGCATCCTGATGAGAAAACAGTTGAAACCGTTTCACTTGTGGAAACGCAAGTTGATACTCAAAGACCAAGAAGAGGCAAAACTAAAGAACCAAAGGAGTTAAAACATCCTAGTGAGGATCTTGAGTCTTGTGAAAGAGGTTCTTCAGTGCTACAAAAAGATCCTGCAAATAGGAAACAGGCTTTGCAGGAGTATGACATCAATGACACATCTGTAACTGAAGATGATCaaagcagaaagacagaaagcgTATCTAGTAGCAGTCAGGATGAAAATTATCAACtgcaaacagatttaaaaaaatctgaaaacacatCTGACAAAGGTAGTGtagaagacaggaaagaaattcttctaTTGCATCAGAAGAGGTCTagaggaatgaaaaatatagaaaacacagaagcacTGCTTCTAcctaaaagaggaagaagagctaGGAAAGAACAGGTTGAACAAGCTTCTTCAGAGGAGCTTCATGGGACAACAAGGAAACTTCGTAAAGACCAATCAGCAAAATTACTACAAGGTGATGAGTGGACTTCTGAGACTGTCCCCACAGAGGAATCTGAAAACAGAACTAAACTTGAAgtaaagataacagaaaaaagaCGTAAGTCTTCAAGAAATGCTAGAAAACACCCAACGGAAGTAAAAGCAGATGTTTGCGGGATGGCActtgaaaatacacagaatgttcagaaagcaaaggaaacttCAAACGAAACTGTTACCGAAACACAATCACCCACcaaaaatgagaggaaagtATCTCTGGGAGATGAAGCAGAAAGTGCTCAGGAAAATACAACAAAGTCATCTCAAAGATTAAAGTCAAAATCACCTTCTGGAGAGACAGATAAAATGCCAATTACTGTTCTGAACTTGGAATCAAACAGAAGCTCAGTACAAGAAGCAAACAGAACTAgaaacaggagagggaaaaaagactcttcagagaaaaaggcTGATGAATTTGCCCAGGATGTAAACAGCCTAGATCTTATGCCCAAATGTAGGTCAGAAACAGAGGAATCTTCTCCCAAAGAGTCTTCAGCCTCTAGTTGTGTCAAGCAGTCACACCAAGTAATGAAAGACCAGAACAACACAGCTGACACATCAGTAACTACTCTAAACAGCAACGGTGTTGCTCAGAGCCGTCAAAAACGGACAAGAAATGAGCAGGAAGCAAATGAACCAAAGCAAACTGAAATCTTGCAAGAGaatcaaacacaaaataacaGAACTACACATAGAAGAGTTAGAGGtagaaaagttaattttagACTTGAAGAAGCCAGTTCTGAAGCTCtaggagaagaaaggaatttaCCTGGGACTGAGGAAGGAATGACTTGCAAACGTGATCAACATGAGGCTTCAGAAAATCCTGTACAAGTAAGGAGGAGCAAAAGAAGGCACGTTGATTCCATTCCACAAGCAACTTGTTCTACCTTTACGAAGAAGGAAACCTTAATTAAAGATCATACTAAAGATGAGACTTTTGCAAAAGATCAAGATCCAGCTTTGGAAGCTATTCCCTCTTCAACAGAAGAGGTTCCACTGAGAGGACGAAGAAGGCGAGAGGTTGCTGTAGCATCACAAACAGTGAGTTCTctttctatcagaaaaaaacGTAGGTTGCTAGAAGGTGATGATAAAAAGATGACTGTGAAAGAAGATCAAAATCCAGCATTGGGAAATAACACTTTGCAGGCAAAAGCAAATGCATCAGCAagggacaaaagaaaagagattgaTCTAGCAGCAGAGGCAAAAAGTTCAGCTTCTCTCCGGAGAAAACGTGGCTTGTCAGAAACTGATGATAAAGAGGAGAGTACtaatgaagaacaaaacatGCTTTTGGAATCAGTGTCCTgtgcaaaagaaaagccattaGGAAggggcagaaagaaagaaactccTCCAGTGCCACACACAACTAATTCCATTTCTCTTAGAAGAAAACGTGGTTTGCCAGCAGATAATGGTAGAGAAGAGGCTCCTAAAGATCAAAATGTTCCAGAAGATGAACCGAAAAGAGGCAGAAGGAATGAAGCTGCCATCTTGTTAGAAGCCACAAGTTCTACTTCTGCTCAGGGAAAACGTAACTTATCAAAAGAAAGTAGCAGAAAGAATAATCGTAGGGAAgctaaaaaaatgatttctgaaaaaccctcttctgaagaaaaaatcgATCTTTCAAAAGGGTACTCAGGGAAAAAGATTAGTATCGCTTCACTGGCTGTTAGTTCTAGTTCACTTCAAGGTTTGCCAGAAGATGGTGAGAATGAAACTCCTGAAGAGCAACAGGGTATACTTTTGGAAGTAACCCaatcagcaaaagaaaatccatcgaaagcaggcagaaggaaaagagttCCTTCCAAATCTGAAGAAACTAGTTCAACTTTTCTCAGGGAAAAGCCTGTCTTGCCTGAAGACAGAGCTCAAAAAGGAGTTCCTAAAGAAGGTGAAGGTACAgctctggaaaataatttatccCAGGAGAAACATAGGcaactgagaaataaaaggaaaaatgtacaATTCAAATCAGAGGCAGCTACTTCTACTTCTCTTCACGATAATGACAGCTCGCCTGAAAATGGCAACATTTCGGAAACTCAGTGTTTGATATCCACTGGCTCTGAAGGAAATAATCagtctggaaaaggaaaagaggttaACCGTACCCAGCAAACTTCCACTTCTCGCGGAAGAAAACGTCTGTTGCCAGCAGATGACTTACCAcccaaaaaattaaaatcag ttaCATGTGCTTATCCAAATGTACCACGTACATCTATTTTGCCAGGTTCCCCTCTTGGTTTGTTGACTTCACActtttttgctggttttcacTTCTTGACACTACTATATGCGCTTCCCAGAGGATTGgtctgttttggtttgcttttctacCAGTCTGGATAG